A window of Theileria equi strain WA chromosome 4 map unlocalized gcontig_1105471998858, whole genome shotgun sequence contains these coding sequences:
- a CDS encoding conserved hypothetical protein (encoded by transcript BEWA_016560A) produces the protein MVNGTVLSINRILRSSASWHNLGKFVTGSSAQEQHWNNLKSYDSAVHATIDSVSSVTDSQDATSIDWSKWEDRITHKNILKHMKETYLNTMNTIDSALKLQNPPTMHSGWEMYDSVKDNCLAATKAADKIISDGIKALWISQNNPPVHKVDTNEWLESDQYWQAFVEKHAMYSQSGTSNDPESPAEIESVKNKWNTNVYKFNERTDTPILYDYMNHLPSWEFYDVNRKQFFEHMEYFLLRTGEDFRHFPDIPKWYWLTHLEDIRYKIFTVSQRRQFKRQVESLSREETPDMQDSEDANYDLLLHEKHNTESTLSKLMANYSFLCDPLIPVQNLFQLSYVLSKDGYESHKGTQVYTFGDDVNALFVLPHGSNISANDFVDSTQVTPLECFYSLMDHLNLSGIKVNPTYATRLECQMEVIQQRGPNWLKLRNETSLEAFLRRLRHDDPLKPHYLEYAKELTERIANAKLVPVEQWVATVKAVEKRVLEQEEALRSLSTESTLHLGKDEIVDFASKNWIIAKDPVTNKVVKHSELLARL, from the exons ATGGTGAATGGGACAGTATTGAGTATAAATCGTATTTTGAGGTCCAGTGCCAGCTGGCATAACCTGGGCAAATTTgttactggttcttctgCCCAAGAACAGCACTGGAATAACCTGAAAAGCTACGATTCCGCTGTTCACGCGACTATCGACTCTGTAAGCAGCGTTACTGACTCCCAAG ATGCAACGTCCATCGACTGGTCAAAATGGGAAGATCGCATAACCCACAAGAATATACTAAAGCACATGAAGGAGACATATTTGAATACTATGAACACAATAGACTCCGCATTAAAACTCCAAAATCCACCTACAATGCACAGCGGATGGGAAATGTATGACTCTGTCAAGGACAATTGTTTGGCTGCCACTAAAGCTGCCGATAAGATTATATCCGATGGAATCAAGGCATTATGGATCTCACAAAATAATCCTCCAGTGCACAAGGTTGATACAAATGAG TGGCTTGAGAGCGACCAATACTGGCAAGCATTTGTTGAAAAACACGCAATGTACTCACAATCTGGAACAAGCAATGACCCAGAATCTCCAGCTGAAATCGAATCTGTTAAGAACAAGTGGAATACAAACgtttacaaatttaacGAAAGGACGGATACTCCAATCCTTTACGACTATATGAaccatttaccatcttgGGAATTCTACGATGTCAATAGGAAACAATTTTTCGAACATATGGAATACTTTTTGTTGCGAACAGGTGAAGACTTTAGGCATTTCCCTGACATTCCAAAGTGGTATTGGTTGACACATTTAGAAGACAttagatataaaatatttactGTTTCACAAAGAAGACAATTCAAGAGACAGGTTGAGAGTTTATCCAGGGAGGAAACTCCAGATATGCAAGATAGCGAAGATGCTAATTATGACTTGCTTTTGCATGAGAAACACAATACAGAATCAACATTAAGCAAGCTTATGGCCAATTATAGTTTCTTGTGCGACCCGTTGATTCCTGTTCAAAATTTGTTTCAGTTGTCGTATGTCCTTTCCAAGGATGGTTACGAATCACACAAGGGAACACAAGTCTATACATTTGGAGATGATGTAAATGCGCTATTTGTACTACCACATGGTAGCAACATATCTGCCAACGACTTTGTGGACTCCACACAAGTTACTCCTTTGGAATGTTTCTATTCTCTCATGGATCATTTGAACCTCTCTGGAATCAAGGTTAATCCCACATATGCAACTAGACTCGAGTGTCAAATGGAAGTTATACAACAGAGAGGACCGAATTG GTTGAAATTGCGTAATGAAACATCTCTGGAAGCATTTTTGAGGAGATTGCGCCACGATGATCCTCTAAAACCTCACTATCTTGAGTACGCAAAGGAACTCACAGAAAGAATTGCAAACGCAAAACTCGTACCCGTGGAGCAATGGGTTGCAACAGTAAAGGCTGTGGAAAAGAGGGTATTAGAGCAAGAAGAGGCTCTTAGAAGCCTTTCAACTGAATCAACACTCCATCTCGGAAAAGATGAAATCGTAGACTTCGCTTCCAAGAATTGGATAATAGCCAAGGATCCAGTTACAAACAAGGTGGTAAAACACTCGGAGCTTTTAGCAAGATTGTAA